In a genomic window of Styela clava chromosome 11, kaStyClav1.hap1.2, whole genome shotgun sequence:
- the LOC120347880 gene encoding uncharacterized protein LOC120347880 isoform X2, which yields MWQQSNEPDHIYEGEVQYQNNQVTMRNVPRPPGPSLPKSEKEGERRNNAKHQNKPASSNREEQRETKRSKMSLISVVLSVVILLLVGLFVQISQHDIKVYCDMTSDGGGWTLVASVHESNISVKCGVDDMWSKYDPINELSYPYKTNWEAESTFGNIFKCTSNDYKNDAYHYMQAENIMIWHVPSETSLIAMKQKSHLRYRTTNQFMKNYGGNLKTLFEQHFPLKSKKLESPAEDILNALAKNADNIRRKIPDWYDYTYGDKSYQINDKEMYTSYGNKVYATGCGDITYGQSKKYQDSFCDSRMIKPFMFVYVVSNERRIQRNIYTKVTSNRPSRHEIFISLSNNITNGDYKLQYQSLPFSSPDVPTACEFHFVVSNINWGSVEPSKFELTYENNPSTHRYTRYEIDGYPSNVVVGYILLARDKGKNISIEHTDKVANIILESIMTVPKLFNGDRVTKIINVLYAKALNIRSAIPNWYNYSYGSSSSRIYDDKMYARKAGNKITIRSSIRSLGLDYGQAVRMDGDRSLIKTKASEPFIMIHVISNEDRVIKYYGTQIESHRNNYEDLISQLQNNVTRGNYKLQYNLIQFSYENQPTPVEFHFTVSNVAKWRSVEPSSFKRTYSRFHAPYRGSRFHIDGGPSNIIMGYLLLSRKNGSVTTTQSDAVASIVLDAIVSLDDLFNEYPENSLLVPITMDKGSNDQIMNMIPPVYRAHIEPGYLQFRAFNSTGYPNAFCPGVKVKSISPEYFCIGGLSSDATKYGTCGDFAGWGGKLDDVIAQSSANGSAHSRKDISSSILIFYR from the exons ATGTGGCAACAATCTAACGAGCCCGATCATATTTATGAAGGTGAAGTTCAATACCAAAACAACCAAG TCACCATGAGAAATGTGCCAAGACCGCCAGGCCCTTCACTACCAAAAAGTGAAAAAGAAGGCGAGCGGAGAAACAACGCAAAGCATCAGAATAAACCTGCGTCTTCGAATCGAGAAGAACAACGTGAAACAAAACGTTCGAAGATGAGCCTCATTTCTGTCGTCTTATCTGTCGTTATCCTACTGTTGGTTGGGCTGTTCGTACAAATTAGTCAACATGACATaaag GTTTACTGTGACATGACTTCTGACGGCGGTGGGTGGACTTTAGTAGCAAGTGTGCATGAATCGAATATTTCAGTAAAATGTGGAGTAGATGATATGTGGTCCAAATACGACCCGATAAATGAACTGTCATATCCAT ACAAGACAAACTGGGAAGCTGAAAGCACCtttggaaatattttcaaatgtacaTCAAATGACTATAAAAATGATGCTTATCACTATATGCAG GCTGAAAATATCATGATTTGGCACGTTCCTTCTGAAACATCGTTGATTGCAATGAAGCAAAAATCCCACCTCCGTTACAGAACAACCAATCAGTTTATGAAAAATTACGGTGGAAATTTGAAGACACTGTTTGAACAGCATTTCCCGTTGAAGTCTAAGAAATTAG AAAGTCCAGCTGAAGATATTCTTAACGCTTTGGCGAAAAATGCTGACaatataagaagaaaaataccagaTTGGTACGATTACACGTATGGGGACAAATCTTATCAAATAAACGATAAAGAAATGTATACGTCATATGGAAATAAG GTATACGCCACTGGCTGTGGAGATATTACTTACGGACAGAGCAAAAA ATACCAGGACTCTTTTTGCGACTCTAGAATGATAAAGCCTTTCATGTTTGTATATGTTGTTTCAAACGAAAGGCGGAtacaaagaaacatttacaCCAAG GTTACTTCTAATCGTCCAAGCAGACACGAAATATTCATTTCTCTCAGCAATAACATTACCAACGGGGATTACAAACTTCAATATCAATCTTTGCCATTTTCTTCGCCGGATGTTCCGACTGCATGCGAATTTCACTTCGTTGTATCGAATATT aaTTGGGGATCCGTTGAGCCATCCAAATTTGAACTAACATATGAGAACAACCCATCAACTCATAGATATACCAGATATGAGATAGACGGATATCCTTCAAACGTCGTTGTGGGATACATtcttttagcaag GGATAAAGGCAAAAACATATCCATAGAGCATACAGACAAAGTTGCTAATATTATCCTGGAATCAATTATGACAGTACCGAAATTATTTAACG GTGACAGGGTCACAAAGATCATTAATGTCCTATACGCAAAAGCATTAAACATTAGATCAGCAATCCCAAATTGGTATAACTATTCTTACGGATCAAGTAGTAGTCGGATTTACGATGATAAAATGTACGCTAGGAAGGCAGGAAATAAG ataacCATTAGAAGTTCAATTCGAAGTTTAGGTTTGGATTATGGGCAAGCTGTGAG AATGGATGGGGATAGATCATTGATAAAAACCAAAGCTTCTGAACCGTTCATTATGATCCATGTAATCTCAAACGAAGACagagtaataaaatattacggCACACAA ATTGAGTCACATCGAAACAACTATGAAGACCTAATCAGTCAATTACAGAATAATGTCACAAGAGGAAATTACAAACTACAGTATAATTTGATACAATTCTCTTACGAAAATCAACCAACTCCGGTCGAATTTCATTTCACCGTATCAAACGTTGCC AAGTGGCGTTCGGTCGAACCATCCTCGTTCAAACGCACGTACTCTCGCTTTCATGCTCCATACAGAGGCAGCAGGTTCCACATCGATGGTGGACCTTCCAACATAATTATGGGGTATTTGCTTCTTAGCAG AAAAAATGGAAGTGTGACAACAACCCAATCTGACGCTGTTGCAAGCATTGTATTGGACGCAATTGTGTCCTTGGATGATCTGTTTAatg AGTATCCTGAAAATTCCCTTCTAGTACCAATTACTATGGACAAAGGCAGCAATGATCAAATCATGAACATGATACCCCCGGTTTACAGAGCTCATATCGAACCCGGATATCTTCAGTTTCGGGCCTTCAATTCAACCGGATATCCGAATGCTTTCTGTCCAGGAGTAAA
- the LOC120347880 gene encoding uncharacterized protein LOC120347880 isoform X1, with the protein MWQQSNEPDHIYEGEVQYQNNQVTMRNVPRPPGPSLPKSEKEGERRNNAKHQNKPASSNREEQRETKRSKMSLISVVLSVVILLLVGLFVQISQHDIKTTTNGVFDGFNSSSLEECVNRLVVDGRSGPVKSCRELKMLGFKTDGVYYIQTQTAYPKIEVYCDMTSDGGGWTLVASVHESNISVKCGVDDMWSKYDPINELSYPYKTNWEAESTFGNIFKCTSNDYKNDAYHYMQAENIMIWHVPSETSLIAMKQKSHLRYRTTNQFMKNYGGNLKTLFEQHFPLKSKKLESPAEDILNALAKNADNIRRKIPDWYDYTYGDKSYQINDKEMYTSYGNKVYATGCGDITYGQSKKYQDSFCDSRMIKPFMFVYVVSNERRIQRNIYTKVTSNRPSRHEIFISLSNNITNGDYKLQYQSLPFSSPDVPTACEFHFVVSNINWGSVEPSKFELTYENNPSTHRYTRYEIDGYPSNVVVGYILLARDKGKNISIEHTDKVANIILESIMTVPKLFNGDRVTKIINVLYAKALNIRSAIPNWYNYSYGSSSSRIYDDKMYARKAGNKITIRSSIRSLGLDYGQAVRMDGDRSLIKTKASEPFIMIHVISNEDRVIKYYGTQIESHRNNYEDLISQLQNNVTRGNYKLQYNLIQFSYENQPTPVEFHFTVSNVAKWRSVEPSSFKRTYSRFHAPYRGSRFHIDGGPSNIIMGYLLLSRKNGSVTTTQSDAVASIVLDAIVSLDDLFNEYPENSLLVPITMDKGSNDQIMNMIPPVYRAHIEPGYLQFRAFNSTGYPNAFCPGVKVKSISPEYFCIGGLSSDATKYGTCGDFAGWGGKLDDVIAQSSANGSAHSRKDISSSILIFYR; encoded by the exons ATGTGGCAACAATCTAACGAGCCCGATCATATTTATGAAGGTGAAGTTCAATACCAAAACAACCAAG TCACCATGAGAAATGTGCCAAGACCGCCAGGCCCTTCACTACCAAAAAGTGAAAAAGAAGGCGAGCGGAGAAACAACGCAAAGCATCAGAATAAACCTGCGTCTTCGAATCGAGAAGAACAACGTGAAACAAAACGTTCGAAGATGAGCCTCATTTCTGTCGTCTTATCTGTCGTTATCCTACTGTTGGTTGGGCTGTTCGTACAAATTAGTCAACATGACATaaag ACTACAACAAACGGAGTATTCGATGGTTTCAACTCCTCTTCTTTGGAGGAATGCGTGAATCGACTTGTTGTTGACGGGAGAAGCGGTCCCGTGAAATCTTGTCGCGAATTGAAAATGTTGGGTTTTAAAACTGACGGGGTTTATTACATACAAACTCAGACTGCTTATCCTAAAATTGAG GTTTACTGTGACATGACTTCTGACGGCGGTGGGTGGACTTTAGTAGCAAGTGTGCATGAATCGAATATTTCAGTAAAATGTGGAGTAGATGATATGTGGTCCAAATACGACCCGATAAATGAACTGTCATATCCAT ACAAGACAAACTGGGAAGCTGAAAGCACCtttggaaatattttcaaatgtacaTCAAATGACTATAAAAATGATGCTTATCACTATATGCAG GCTGAAAATATCATGATTTGGCACGTTCCTTCTGAAACATCGTTGATTGCAATGAAGCAAAAATCCCACCTCCGTTACAGAACAACCAATCAGTTTATGAAAAATTACGGTGGAAATTTGAAGACACTGTTTGAACAGCATTTCCCGTTGAAGTCTAAGAAATTAG AAAGTCCAGCTGAAGATATTCTTAACGCTTTGGCGAAAAATGCTGACaatataagaagaaaaataccagaTTGGTACGATTACACGTATGGGGACAAATCTTATCAAATAAACGATAAAGAAATGTATACGTCATATGGAAATAAG GTATACGCCACTGGCTGTGGAGATATTACTTACGGACAGAGCAAAAA ATACCAGGACTCTTTTTGCGACTCTAGAATGATAAAGCCTTTCATGTTTGTATATGTTGTTTCAAACGAAAGGCGGAtacaaagaaacatttacaCCAAG GTTACTTCTAATCGTCCAAGCAGACACGAAATATTCATTTCTCTCAGCAATAACATTACCAACGGGGATTACAAACTTCAATATCAATCTTTGCCATTTTCTTCGCCGGATGTTCCGACTGCATGCGAATTTCACTTCGTTGTATCGAATATT aaTTGGGGATCCGTTGAGCCATCCAAATTTGAACTAACATATGAGAACAACCCATCAACTCATAGATATACCAGATATGAGATAGACGGATATCCTTCAAACGTCGTTGTGGGATACATtcttttagcaag GGATAAAGGCAAAAACATATCCATAGAGCATACAGACAAAGTTGCTAATATTATCCTGGAATCAATTATGACAGTACCGAAATTATTTAACG GTGACAGGGTCACAAAGATCATTAATGTCCTATACGCAAAAGCATTAAACATTAGATCAGCAATCCCAAATTGGTATAACTATTCTTACGGATCAAGTAGTAGTCGGATTTACGATGATAAAATGTACGCTAGGAAGGCAGGAAATAAG ataacCATTAGAAGTTCAATTCGAAGTTTAGGTTTGGATTATGGGCAAGCTGTGAG AATGGATGGGGATAGATCATTGATAAAAACCAAAGCTTCTGAACCGTTCATTATGATCCATGTAATCTCAAACGAAGACagagtaataaaatattacggCACACAA ATTGAGTCACATCGAAACAACTATGAAGACCTAATCAGTCAATTACAGAATAATGTCACAAGAGGAAATTACAAACTACAGTATAATTTGATACAATTCTCTTACGAAAATCAACCAACTCCGGTCGAATTTCATTTCACCGTATCAAACGTTGCC AAGTGGCGTTCGGTCGAACCATCCTCGTTCAAACGCACGTACTCTCGCTTTCATGCTCCATACAGAGGCAGCAGGTTCCACATCGATGGTGGACCTTCCAACATAATTATGGGGTATTTGCTTCTTAGCAG AAAAAATGGAAGTGTGACAACAACCCAATCTGACGCTGTTGCAAGCATTGTATTGGACGCAATTGTGTCCTTGGATGATCTGTTTAatg AGTATCCTGAAAATTCCCTTCTAGTACCAATTACTATGGACAAAGGCAGCAATGATCAAATCATGAACATGATACCCCCGGTTTACAGAGCTCATATCGAACCCGGATATCTTCAGTTTCGGGCCTTCAATTCAACCGGATATCCGAATGCTTTCTGTCCAGGAGTAAA